The following coding sequences lie in one Brettanomyces bruxellensis chromosome 6, complete sequence genomic window:
- a CDS encoding uncharacterized protein (MEROPS:MER0015691) produces MNTPMNEKSAEKQCEKFQDGIGPPQKKHISLKKSIALVGICILLMIQLLAIRYAVNISVIQLTAASSETPSRSFLPRDVLAKAYLAALEENLAGNWSRQYGSEEQLAGTNVAMANWTREKFKQFGWDARVDEYLSYVSYPGEQALSLVEMRGEENEKRGEENERDNEKGIKEGNVERIEKNFEKSIEKAESRETNKESNKRAEKSQTEGTYIHLGTHIQEGTIIHNASFLEDAYDQDQYSQNSRPAFLGYSGSGDVTAEYVFCNYGTREDFATLEQLGVPLAGKIAVMRYGRNFRGLKVKFAQDHNMTAALLFSDPVDDGNVTVAGGVKAYPDGPARNPSSIQRGSVQFLSILPGDPTTPGYAIKPGENKSRSDPYYALPRIPALPLSERDATAILGRISGHGPRVAGWSAGLISGFDYSVGPNPAFRLAVHSHQNATIATLHNVLARVEGRNKNDVIVIGNHRDSWTPSAGDPHSGSAVMLELARGLGDLTKLGWKPQRTIVLASWDGEEYGLLGSTDFATYYAKRLQANVVAYINMDAAVTGPNFNLAASPMLYEVVQSVASELPYSETRTLLDHLRHTHKGTSVVGNLGSGSDYTVFLERLGIPAVDMGFQSAKNSPVYHYHSIYDNYNWMTRYGDPGFKLHNLLARYAGLLVLDIAETKVLRLKTADYAVKLTEFSDAIFAKVPDSWLYTPAFGPGCPYHRNVTVRQIIDNTKISLAKMLAKNQAFDKAAELQQHRYDHWDDLSFWEKVKLVVSIARTNRVLKYYERRFLSKHGLRNRPWFKHVVFVSGRYTGYAGQQLPGMAEALEDGKQHDFVHELVKFDMLVSSLAR; encoded by the coding sequence ATGAATACACCAATGAATGAAAAGTCGGCCGAAAAGCAGTGTGAAAAATTCCAGGATGGAATAGGCCCGCCTCAGAAAAAACACATTTCACTAAAAAAATCAATCGCACTGGTTGGAATTTGcattttgttgatgatcCAACTTCTGGCCATTAGGTACGCGGTGAACATCTCGGTGATTCAGCTGACGGCAGCAAGCAGCGAGACCCCGTCAAGAAGTTTTTTGCCGAGGGATGTGCTAGCCAAGGCATACCTCGCAGCACTGGAAGAAAATCTCGCGGGCAATTGGTCGCGGCAGTACGGCAGTGAGGAGCAGCTCGCGGGCACAAATGTGGCGATGGCAAACTGGACGAGGGAAAAATTCAAGCAGTTTGGCTGGGATGCCCGTGTGGACGAATATTTGTCGTACGTTTCGTATCCGGGGGAGCAGGCATTGTCCCTTGTGGAGATGAGgggggaagaaaatgagaaaaggggagaggaaaatgaaagagaCAATGAAAAAGGCATCAAGGAAGGCAATGTGGAAAGGATTGaaaaaaactttgaaaaaagcattgaaaAAGCTGAGAGCAGAGAAACtaacaaagaaagcaacaaaAGAGCAGAAAAGAGCCAAACTGAGGGCACATATATTCATCTCGGTACTCACATCCAAGAAGGCACAATTATTCACAATGCGTCTTTCCTGGAGGACGCATACGACCAAGATCAGTACTCGCAGAATTCGCGGCCTGCCTTCTTGGGATACTCGGGCTCCGGAGATGTGACCGCGGAGTATGTTTTTTGCAACTACGGCACGCGGGAGGACTTTGCAACGCTTGAGCAGCTCGGTGTGCCCCTTGCCGGGAAGATTGCCGTGATGAGGTACGGCCGGAACTTCAGGGGCCTCAAGGTGAAATTCGCACAGGACCATAACATGACGGCGGCATTGCTTTTCAGCGACCCGGTGGACGATGGCAATGTGACGGTGGCAGGTGGCGTGAAGGCATACCCTGATGGCCCTGCGCGGAACCCTAGCTCGATTCAAAGGGGATCAGTGCAGTTTTTGTCTATTCTCCCGGGAGATCCCACCACCCCAGGGTACGCGATTAAGCCAGGCGAGAACAAGTCGCGGTCCGATCCGTACTACGCCTTGCCGCGCATCCCTGCGCTCCCACTCTCTGAGCGCGACGCGACTGCCATATTAGGCCGGATTTCTGGGCACGGACCGCGGGTTGCGGGCTGGAGCGCAGGGCTCATCTCGGGCTTCGACTACTCGGTTGGGCCAAATCCGGCATTCCGCCTCGCCGTGCACTCCCACCAAAACGCCACAATTGCAACATTGCATAATGTGCTTGCGCGGGTCGAAGGACGGAACAAAAACGATGTTATCGTGATTGGAAACCATAGGGACTCATGGACACCGTCGGCGGGCGACCCGCACTCGGGATCTGCGGTGATGCTGGAGTTGGCGCGCGGGCTCGGTGATTTAACCAAATTGGGATGGAAGCCGCAGAGGACGATCGTCCTAGCCAGCTGGGACGGTGAGGAGTACGGGCTTCTCGGATCGACTGACTTTGCCACATACTACGCGAAAAGACTCCAGGCAAACGTTGTGGCCTACATAAACATGGATGCAGCGGTCACAGGCCCTAACTTTAACCTTGCAGCCTCACCGATGCTCTACGAGGTTGTGCAGTCGGTTGCGTCGGAACTTCCCTATTCAGAAACGAGGACTTTGCTCGACCATCTCCGCCATACACACAAGGGGACTTCTGTCGTCGGGAACTTGGGATCTGGATCTGACTACACGGTCTTTCTTGAGCGTCTCGGCATCCCGGCGGTTGACATGGGATTCCAGTCGGCGAAAAACTCTCCTGTGTACCATTATCACTCCATTTACGACAATTACAACTGGATGACTCGGTACGGCGACCCGGGATTCAAGTTGCACAACCTCCTTGCACGGTATGCCGGGCTCTTGGTGTTGGACATTGCGGAAACGAAGGTGCTCCGTCTCAAAACTGCAGACTATGCTGTGAAGTTGACAGAATTCTCCGATGCAATATTTGCAAAAGTCCCCGACAGCTGGCTCTACACTCCAGCTTTTGGTCCTGGATGTCCATACCACAGAAATGTGACCGTGAGGCAGATTATCGACAACACGAAGATCAGTCTTGCAAAGATGCTTGCGAAAAATCAGGCCTTCGACAAGGCTGCTGAGTTGCAACAGCACCGATACGATCACTGGGATGACCTCAGCTTCTGGGAAAAGGTCAAGTTGGTGGTCTCCATAGCGAGAACTAACCGGGTGCTAAAGTACTACGAGCGGCGCTTTTTGTCGAAGCACGGCTTACGTAACAGACCCTGGTTCAAGCACGTTGTTTTTGTGAGTGGTAGATATACGGGATACGCCGGGCAGCAGCTTCCGGGTATGGCCGAGGCATTGGAGGATGGGAAGCAGCATGATTTCGTGCACGAGTTGGTGAAGTTCGATATGTTGGTTTCTTCTCTTGCCAGGTGA
- a CDS encoding uncharacterized protein (BUSCO:EOG09263F3I) has protein sequence MNSVRSINRSLIKKKPPPALPDTLANGKLDLPPTFPLHTKELPPISDADIVGRPPSSQMGINPQVTFDHEFYRDGVPEDSKPVHTVLKFIIELVLFLPKYIVFKPLRYIVFIATYPVRLIIYLLFYRVRIQISRGEDTGGKAGDSTNSTGTSTPHEVCPAANGPDGSNLHAGDDDIKFEVAEKDDDRVKSPQGIVPIHKRTESANCPRPRSNQGPASPGGARGPIRTPVARNRKKPHKKTFIFPRLLFNFDISHPPRMLKKTLVLDLDETLIHSLSRYNSSILTKNKGISVEVRLNNSGLTTLYHIYKRPHVDEFLSIVRNWYNLVCFTASIKEYADPVINYLEEQVKLRDKTDTIPQPSNSPPEKAGQTAVFSHRFYRDSCIFVEGKGYVKDLSVLTGRRDSDSVSSPTPVHQSIIDTPTPSPSPHPGRAHRRHSSHSANSSSRYTDLSKIVIVDNSPISYSHHKDNGVMIEGWINDPGDVELLTLLPLLNGLRFTSDVRTILSLKNGQSAFR, from the coding sequence ATGAATTCAGTCAGGTCTATTAACCGGTCTctaataaagaaaaagccaCCTCCGGCTTTACCAGATACTTTGGCCAATGGCAAACTTGATCTACCGCCAACTTTCCCTTTGCATACAAAAGAGCTGCCTCCGATTTCGGACGCCGACATAGTGGGGCGACCCCCATCCAGCCAGATGGGCATTAACCCGCAAGTGACGTTCGATCACGAGTTTTACCGGGATGGTGTGCCCGAGGACTCGAAGCCAGTCCACACAGTACTAAAATTCATAATTGAGCTTGTTTTGTTCCTCCCCAAGTACATCGTGTTCAAGCCGTTGCGGTACATCGTGTTTATTGCTACGTATCCCGTCCGGCTCATCATATATCTCTTGTTTTATAGAGTCCGCATCCAGATATCGCGCGGGGAGGATACAGGTGGCAAAGCGGGAGATTCTACAAATTCCACCGGGACCAGTACCCCGCACGAAGTTTGCCCCGCGGCAAACGGCCCAGACGGCTCTAATCTGCATGCTGGAGATGACGACATCAAGTTTGAAGTGGcggaaaaagatgatgaccGTGTAAAGTCACCACAGGGAATTGTGCCAATTCATAAAAGAACGGAGTCGGCAAACTGCCCGCGCCCGCGTTCGAACCAGGGACCGGCCAGCCCTGGCGGCGCCCGTGGACCAATCAGAACACCCGTAGCCAGGAACCGCAAAAAGCCCCACAAAAAGACGTTTATCTTCCCCAGGCTGCTTTTCAACTTCGACATCAGCCACCCGCCGCGAATGCTGAAGAAAACACTTGTTCTCGACTTGGATGAGACCTTGATACACTCTTTGTCGCGGTACAACTCGTCGATATTGACGAAAAACAAGGGAATCTCCGTCGAAGTCCGCCTCAACAACTCAGGCCTAACCACCCTTTACCACATATACAAGCGGCCACACGTCGACGAGTTCCTCTCCATTGTCCGCAACTGGTACAACTTGGTGTGCTTCACCGCCTCGATCAAGGAGTATGCAGACCCAGTCATCAACTACCTCGAGGAGCAGGTCAAATTGAGAGATAAGACAGACACTATTCCGCAACCATCGAATTCTCCGCCGGAGAAAGCCGGCCAAACAGCCGTGTTTTCCCACAGATTCTACCGGGACTCGTGCATCTTTGTCGAGGGAAAGGGATACGTGAAAGATCTCAGTGTGCTCACTGGGCGACGCGACTCCGACTCCGTGTCATCACCAACACCCGTGCACCAGAGCATTATTGACACCCCTACACCATCTCCTTCACCGCATCCCGGCAGAGCTCATCGCCGGCATTCGAGCCACTCTGCAAACTCAAGCTCCAGATACACGGATCTTTCCAAGATTGTCATCGTGGACAATTCGCCAATCAGCTATTCGCACCACAAGGATAACGGAGTGATGATTGAAGGTTGGATAAACGATCCAGGAGATGTTGAGTTGCTGACCTTACTTCCTCTGTTGAATGGCTTGAGGTTTACGAGTGATGTGCGGACTATTCTCAGCCTGAAGAATGGTCAGTCTGCATTTAGATGA